A region of the Echeneis naucrates chromosome 22, fEcheNa1.1, whole genome shotgun sequence genome:
TGATATTGATGTCTCTTTGTGTCCTAACCCAGTTACTGTGCTCCAGTTTTAGATGTGTGATTTCCACTTAAaattgcagcagcagagatcaATAGGCCATGAAGCAGTGACTTGATAACCCCATGTTTCCAACTGTCTATTGACTGCAGCTGATTTTAAAGGGGCAGAAGCACGAGCTGATGCAGATTCTCTGTGTGGCACTGCACTCTAACATGGGCACtaacatctttttctctcttttctcccttccATCACTGTACTCTCCTCTTTCACCTATTTTCTGCGATTCCCTGTCTCAATTATtatttcctcttctccatctaACTTTCAACACTGCCCTTctcttatttgctttctttttctgttctccaCCTCTGGCACCTTATCTATCTCTTTGACGGCCACATCCCCTCCCATATTCTTCTTGCTCctgctttctgctgctctctctctctcagtgtgacCAAGACCAGTGCATTCAGAGCACCAAATTCGTTTTGCAGGCTGCCGCCACccctctcctccagcagcagagcagcgaGCCAGTCATCCTGACAACTTCCCCTGAAAATGGAGGCTCTTTACCCGGCCGCACCTCCCTCACACTGGCCGGTCCATGCACCTCACTCCCCCTTGGTCAGCCCACACCTCCATCATCCACCCCCAGCCTCAGCTGCCATGAGGTCAGTGACATGTTGCCAATTCACggacacagccacacacacaaccacagccaCCCCCTCCAGGAGCCAGTGGCCCATCACCATTTTCTCACCCCTGAGGAAGTGCCCTCACCACCAGGTATGCTCCCTTGTGGCAGCCCCCTTGGTCACAGCCACACCATGCAGGTGGGCTTTTTCAATCCAGCCAGCCAGGACTCACTACATGAGGACTCTGTCAGAGGATTGGTAAAGCTCAGCTCTGTCTGACAATGGGATATCTGTCCCCTCCTCCCACGACTTGCCCCTTGAAAACATGCATCCAATGCCTGAAACTCGAGGGTGCCACTTTTGGGCCACATTGCTCTCTCctgattttgtcattttacaaaatgatCGCTGTGGTTTAAAATCAGCTGCTACAGACTGGAATAAAACTGAAGTGAAAACATTTGTCCCCAGCCACTATCTTGCCAAACCTCTCCACTGGAAATGGGAGAGATGGCTCCCTGTGTGGTGGAGTTTATGACAACTTGGACATACActctattatttttatttttgatttatcttCTTCAAGGGAGACATAATTAGCTCCTGGAGACTGGACAGGCgggtcttttcttttttttttttgggtggggggggcagtcCATGATATTTTTTGTCAGAAGGCTGAATCCATGTCAAtggatcattttttttattttttatttttttggtaaaacAAACTTAAACCTATTTGCCTGTTGCTGATTGGACTGTGTCTCTTGCCTTTTTGATCTTGGACATTCTCAGCACTGCAATGCTTGATGTCATCATGTTGCATATCATCCTGCTTTTTctatgttaaaaaaataagagactGTTGTACTATAACATGGTTATTACAAGTCTTACAAATTATTATATTTCCTGTGGATGTTAATAAAACACCAACTTTTTATCAGCTATGATGTCATCAATGCTAAGGTTTAGAGGGATGGATTCATGGATGCTCAGACTTTGGCCAGTTAAGGACTGAGGCACTCGCCTTCAGATGGAGATGTACAAACTGAAAGAGAACTCAGCTTGCACTATTGCTGAGTAGTATTTGTGGATATGTTAGAAGAAATAATTGGTTGTtggaagaagataaaaaaaaaatggctggaGGTTACTTTATTTGTTCAAAGTTTGCCTGTAATATGAGGGGTATTCAACTTTTAATTCTCTTACACCACCTTGTGGTTGCACATGAGTGCTACAGGTTaatgcactcattcattcatctttctgttttcaggttgCGGGGtagtgctggaaccaatcctagctcacattgggtgactttcttattgtgagccaacagcactaaccactattcccCCATGCTGCCCCCACGTTAATGCAGCCTTGTGTAATTTTAAATCAGCCAATAAGTGTCTGGACAACCATCTAAAAGCCATGTAGACATTAAATAGTGGAATCAAAAATGATAATAGtaacacatttattaattattaaatcatTTATGATACATAAGGaatgttttttataaatattttacatatgaCAACAGagaaggcaaaaagaaaaaatggaaaacctCAGTAACacaaaccttttcttttctttggagCAAGAGCAGGTGAACAGTGAGACAAGAGATGGTCACATATGCAGGATTCTAGTATATGCTATAGCTTGCATAAAGATTGCAAAAACCGCATTAGGTAGATTATTTACACACCAAGTTTGAAATTGACCCTGTACTGCACTGTGCTTGAGTTCTGCTGCAGTGATGAACATGATAAATTGACTTGAATGTCAAGTTTGTGGGATGATGATACATGTTGTATATGCTCCTGAGGATTATAAAATCAAAGTAATCAAGCGTTGGGCATGTAGTAAGATATTATGTTGAAGAAAAAACTACAGAGGATTATTGACcttacagtattttttaaaCACGTCCCTCCAGTGGAGAGTATAACCACTATAAATTATGTAataattctgaaaatgtttagaacacatttaaattatatatacaaTCAATTATTCTTTTTTGGGCCTTGCTCCAAAAAAATGGAGCtgttcagtttcattcattGTTTATATTTTCCGCCTGTCATTACATTGAAACAAAGACAGTAATTAAGTGCTTATTAACATCTAcatacatttcctgttttagttATACAGCGCACTAACGGCATATCACAGCAGAGATGCACTAGAGACGGTTTAAGAAATGAACCAAGGCAAACTAACTTGTAGCTGTAAACAGTCATGGTGGCTCACAGCCTGATGCTCCAGCACAGCGAGCTCTCATGCTTCATTGCTAGAAAGATGGATCATTTAGAATGGTTGGACCTGTAAATGGTACTTGGCCATCAAAAATGCTAGACTAGCTTATGGTAACGGACGTGTGGTTGCTGTAAGATTCACTGGACCTGAAATTCAGACCCAGTGATGTTTTTAGCATCCGTCACCTGGGTCATCATGGTAAGCAAGTTTAACATTGATAACCACAACACAGCAGTGGATGAAACGCTGGTGTCTTAGTAAGTCCATACTCGAGGGTCACCACAGTTTGACATCCGTGAGCTCCAAGTCTCCCATGATCTCCAGCTGGTTGATGCTGCTCAGATCCTGCACCCGATGCCTGAACTCCAACAAGTGTGACCCATTCACTGCCAGCTTGAACTGATGGGGCTGGCAGAGGATGAGaatctgcaaagaaaaacaacaaaaacctgttgGGGAATCAACAGACCTCAGCATACAAGcatgcagacaaacaacaaGGTTTGAGAAAGTGACAGGGAGCACACAGTGATGTCATTACAGCTGACAGCGAAACGCTTCTACAGTAAAGCGGCGATGCAGTAGGTCCCTACCTCGAAGTATTCCCCTGAAGAGAATGGAAAGAAGGGCAGCTCTCGCTCCTCCTGGCCCCAGCACTCACTCAGGTACGAGTTCCTGATGAACACACCTGACTTCATGCGGGGGTTCAAATGAAGAGCAATGTTCGCTGTCCTGCTGTTGCAGAAGTTTACTGTGAAACTGGAGGAAAGATGGAAGACAGGTAGTGTCATTCAGTCTGTTTTGAAGCCTTGAAGTTTACCTGAAAGAGGTCTAATTTATACTGCTGGTCCAGACAAGCCAGTAACAAGCATTTACCTGTGAGGATACATGCTGACCTGCCCCTTGATTGTGATGTGCTGCCCTGGGCTCAGTCCTTTCAGTATACTGCCTTTATAAGGGAGGCTCTGAAATGACAATAGCACTgctgacacatacacatatatatttctgtgatcagttttttgtttattttttattttattttttttttatgattatttacTTCGTTATTCAATTAAATAGTTTCCAGAGAAATGCCCTGTCCAAGGTAACATCTTCAGTCTAAAGCCCAATAAATATAATTCCCATCATATTTCACAAATTATGGAAACAAAGGTCtaattttgaataaaacaaataaactttgTCATCATTGTTCTGGctgcatttttgttgattttatgatattttgttattttattcgAAGGGGACAATACTGACTAGGTATAATGTATGTGTGATGTCAGGCTGAGGGGAGAAGCAGCCACCATACCTGGctattttcaggaaaaaaaatttgtgtgtgtgtgtatcgcACATGGTTGTATGCATTGGCAAATGTCGAGAGAGGGGGTGTATGAGTGACATTAAATGTGTAGGAGGAAATACATGTGTTCTGTGTTCACAACAgaagcagctgtttttattcagcCATTTCAAGTTACtacaaactatttatttatgacaatttttttaaataaatttttttcagcagtAGCATCATTAAAACGCAGTTATTTTACCTTAAGTTTTCCCTCCAAAATAACCTGCATGATGCCTGAAGGGTCATGTTTCTCGCCTGTCTTTGCTAGCGTTCCGAGATCTTACTCATTCACTAAGCGACTAAGgtgtctaaaaaaaaattagacaggTTTTTATGAAGCAGAGCTGTCATTTGACAGGCTGAATGCAGCCTGCTGCAGTGAAAGGTCTAGAGTGCACAAAGGAAGCATTTAGGAAGTGAGATCCAGTTTTAGCAGCATCATAAGATAGTGAGCTCATTGAAGCAAAGAGGAAAACTCACCAGGTCACCTGATTCTGAATATATTGCCTGAGAAGGAGAGAAGCTGCaattagaaatgaaataatagaACTCAAGAAGGTTAAGTCCAAATGGCTTGGGAAGTAAGAAATAAAGTAAACTAGTGGGTGGGAATGCACTTACTGAGTTTGGGATGTAGCCAATAGCATGCACCCTGACATTTCCAGAAATAGAAAACGTGTCAACCCTGTTGACCGGGATTCTGTGCTTGTACTCCAGCAGGTGAGAACCATTTACTGCCACCTATGGGTGAAGACATATTTTAGAGGATCTATATTTTCCCATCACTAAAGTTAATTTACACGTTTTCTGTTTTAGGTACATTGACACATGGGCTTGCTGACCTTAAATGCATCATCATGCACCAGAATGATGGTCTCAAAGGGAGCTCCACATTTGTAGGGCAGCTGATGGAGCGTCTCCTCTTTTCCCCAGctctcctgcagcagagagttACACACCACGCAGGGGGAGCCTTGGAAGCGAGGGCTGAAGTGGAGGGCGACGTCAGAGCGGGGCTTGGTGCTGCTGCCGCTCGACAGGTCAATCTGAAACCTACAGGAAGGGCTCACACAACCCAGCTAGATCAAACGCAGGTAAAAACCAGCCACTGTCCAGCTTTCATTTGACTTCATCTGCTAAATAACTGTACCTAGAGGCCTTGATATCATAGTCAGAGccataaatatttggacattCATACAACTTTCAGCATTCAGCCCTGGACACCAGCCACATGGATTTGCAATGAAACAATCAAGATGTGCTTTACATGCAGACTTTCAGCTTTTTCAGTTGCTGCCCCTACCCTCTGAAACTCACTACCCAATACGTAAAGAGACTGCACTTCAAATCATTACTAAATAcacctttttaaattaaaaattaaattaaaaatttaaattaatgtgTAATTAACTGTGTTGATTTTAGCTCTTCCTTTATGAGTTCAATGTTTCTTGTATTTTGTTCTTAATTTGGTTTTTTCGTGTctagtttgttttaaattgacttTTGCTTTCTATCTTGAGTTTGTAGCATCTTTGAGCACCCGTAAAAGCATccaataaaatctaaatcaggTGATGGGTGCCAGAATtgcaacatattttatatgtgcCTTCAACCGCTTAAGGGATCAAAAGTAATATACAATTGTCTGCCCATCTGCTCCACGGCCTGGACTGTATATTATTAATGTATATTATTCTCTCATTATTTCACTTATAAGGAGCAGATAAAAATCTAGAGTTCCTTTCAAGTGCAGTACTGACATTTGGAAACAGGTGAGGTCAAACCTCAATATAAGGTCCAAAGAGTTGTCACTATCAGTGAAGCAAGCCGTCATTAGgctgagaaatgaaaacaaaaccatcagagagaaagcaaacaaattagAATTGGTACATTATTAATTGGTACACAACACACTGTTGAGCTCAGTAACATCAAAAGACCCAGAAGACTGTGGAAAAGAAGTGTGGTGGATGAAAGAAGAATCCTCTCCCTGGTCAAAAAAACCCTTCACAACAGCTGGCCAAATCAAGAGCACTCAAGACGCATCTGACTTAAAGCCAACAATTATGAGAAGACATCACCAGATTGAATAAACAAGGCGTTAACTATTGTTCAAGCCTGAAAAAAGGAAGGACACAAGAGagtttgccaaaaaaacaaacaaaaaacaaaagcctgtGCTCTGGAACAACATCCTATAGACAGATGAGACAAGCATCAACTTGTACCAGAATGATGCGAAGAGAAGACTATGGAGAAGGGAAGAGACTGCTCAGGATCCAAAGCACATCACCTGCTCAGTGAAGCATAATGGTGGTAGTGTAATGGCGTACAGCTGCCAGCGGAACTGGTTCTCTTATATTAACCGATGATGTGACTTCGGACAAAAGCAGCAGGATGAACTTTGCTTCACAACTCATTGGACAGAGCTTCATTGCGCAGATGGACAACCGCCTGAGAGTTCTTTAAGGCAAAGACCTGGAATGTTCTGCAATGGCCAAGGCAACAACCTGAGCTGAATCCAACTCAGCACGCATTTCACTTGCTGGCGACAAAGCTGAAAAAACACGAAAAACAAGCAGGAACTGAAGACAGCTGCAGCATAGAGGCCTGACAGAGCACCACCAGGGATGAAACCCAATGTCAGGTGATGTCTATGGGCTGGACACTTCAGGCTGTCACTGACTGCTGAAGATTCGCCACCAAGTATTGAAGGTGACAGTTTCATTAATGATTATATTAGTTTGTCCAATTTCTTTTGGTGGCTTAAAAAGGTCGAGGGCATATGTAAAATGTGTTCCTGCACCGTTCGCCTGATTTGGATGTAAATGCCCACCAATTAAGGGACATCTTTATTCATTGATTTCTAATAAATATCATGGTGGTGTACagagctgaaatgctgaaaattgtgtaaatgtccaaatatttatggacctgACTGTAAATAGTTCTAATAGTAAGAATATAGTTTTAAGTCTTATATTTTAATCTGACAGGACAAGTTTAAACCAGTCgctattaaaaaacaaaaatctcatTGAggttaaatattaataatttggTCGCTGAAATAATTCCTGTAACACATATTAGTGATCAGATGATGCGCCACTGTAGACCAACACTGATATTGTTTCGACTTTATAATGTCAAACCTCCTTTAAAAATGCAACAATTACAAGATATTGAACAGATATGTCACCAAATACTTCCCCTACTTTCCCTATATTTTGCAGTGAATATATATTTCCTGAGAGGTCAGTAAAAGGCTTCTGTATTAGATATGGAAGATTTCTAGCTAAGAAGTCCTTGATGCTggagtgttgttgttgttgttgttgttgttgtgagtgGCCACAGATCAAAATATCACTATGAAGGACTGCTGAGGATTAAAAGAGGCGTATTTTAGAGTTTGCTATGTGTTTCCTAAGACAGCTCACCTGTCAGCATCTGGAGGCACGGTGCcctggatgatgatgatctcCCCGGGGTGCAGGCCTCCAGGGATGGGCCCTGTGTAGGGGGTCACCTGAGGCAGAGAGCTGACGGTGAGGCGGAGGAAACCTTCACTGAGCCTCACTCACTGAGCAGCAGACACACTTCATCAGCCGGAGCAGGGTCTGCTGATCACTGCGTGATGGCTTCAGCGGGGCTGACGGAGATCATGAGAGCAGTAATAAGCCTCTTACCGGATTGAGGACAGTGTGTTTCGCATTCGCCACCGACATCGGGCTTCTTGTGTCACACTCCAGCATGCAGCTGGAGAACCGCAGggtgtgtgtcgggggggccGGCTGGTGCCTCTCCTGCTCTACACGGGGACGATGGCAGCGGGCATCCCCTCTCCATCAGAGGCTAACTCCCCAGCTCTGCGCATGTGCGAACTGTCCCACGTGATCCGGCCAGACGCAGAAGAACGACGTGAGTTTCGTCACCTCCCACACTTCACATGTTTGGTTCAAGTCGGCCCTACATTTAGCATTTAGAAGAAAAAGGTGTGCGCTGAGCAGCATTGGACGTCGGTCAGAAACTGTAGCATTTATCACCTGGTTGTCTTTAACCAAAGTGAGTTAAAGATCTGATCCTGCTGTCAGATTCCTTAAGAAACTGGTTAAGTCCTTAAAAACTGAGTTTTTGACTAAGAAAGGCCAGTTTAGCACATCCGTCATCAATAGTCCAGTAACAAATTTAGGGTCAATTCAAGGGTGCAAGAATTTCCATAAATGAATCCattcattattgattattgattttcTGTATCAGAGGCCTAAATTGAAGGAGTGGCTCTATCTCCATGCCATCAAATACTTTTGTTTCTCCCTTATCAGAACAAGATACAGTCAGTGTTTATGCTGCTCTGGGCAGCCTCAGccaactttatttataaagtgtCAATTCATGTCATCTGAAGGCAAATAGAACGGCAAATCCTCCTATTATTATATTACTGACAGGGACAAGAcggaaatagagagagagagcatcttAGCCTActtttccatatttttatttcatatttatctcAAGTTCAGTATTGGTTCTTGGTGACGG
Encoded here:
- the lgals8b gene encoding galectin-8 isoform X2 — encoded protein: MLECDTRSPMSVANAKHTVLNPVTPYTGPIPGGLHPGEIIIIQGTVPPDADRFQIDLSSGSSTKPRSDVALHFSPRFQGSPCVVCNSLLQESWGKEETLHQLPYKCGAPFETIILVHDDAFKVAVNGSHLLEYKHRIPVNRVDTFSISGNVRVHAIGYIPNSAIYSESGDLSLPYKGSILKGLSPGQHITIKGQVSMYPHSFTVNFCNSRTANIALHLNPRMKSGVFIRNSYLSECWGQEERELPFFPFSSGEYFEILILCQPHQFKLAVNGSHLLEFRHRVQDLSSINQLEIMGDLELTDVKLW
- the lgals8b gene encoding galectin-8 isoform X1, whose product is MLECDTRSPMSVANAKHTVLNPVTPYTGPIPGGLHPGEIIIIQGTVPPDADRFQIDLSSGSSTKPRSDVALHFSPRFQGSPCVVCNSLLQESWGKEETLHQLPYKCGAPFETIILVHDDAFKVAVNGSHLLEYKHRIPVNRVDTFSISGNVRVHAIGYIPNSVSAFPPTSLLYFLLPKPFGLNLLEFYYFISNCSFSPSQAIYSESGDLSLPYKGSILKGLSPGQHITIKGQVSMYPHSFTVNFCNSRTANIALHLNPRMKSGVFIRNSYLSECWGQEERELPFFPFSSGEYFEILILCQPHQFKLAVNGSHLLEFRHRVQDLSSINQLEIMGDLELTDVKLW